A genome region from Mycobacterium florentinum includes the following:
- a CDS encoding cysteine peptidase family C39 domain-containing protein, which yields MARTPTTTVAAAVHVTALICATASSITWAAAAHATPGPPAPDADHEVAMYGDPAAAAPFWRRQHASDCGEIAVADVVGELTGHLPTERQVTSVAENTPGATGSKPIWTPPGNTDIRDLPPLLWHYWVRADNIQTNIAALQQNLADKRKVIALVNAETVWNRPGNRDVANHFVVVTGIDTKAGVVHLNDSGIDTGRDEQIPIATFERAWAPNRNSAVVTRS from the coding sequence ATGGCCCGCACCCCGACGACCACGGTCGCCGCGGCCGTGCACGTCACCGCCCTAATATGCGCAACCGCGTCATCGATCACCTGGGCGGCCGCGGCCCACGCCACCCCGGGTCCTCCCGCGCCGGACGCCGACCACGAGGTGGCCATGTACGGCGACCCGGCGGCCGCCGCCCCATTTTGGCGCCGCCAGCACGCTTCGGACTGCGGCGAGATCGCGGTCGCCGATGTCGTCGGGGAACTCACCGGTCACCTCCCCACCGAGCGCCAGGTCACTTCCGTAGCCGAAAACACGCCGGGAGCAACGGGTTCCAAGCCAATATGGACTCCGCCGGGCAACACCGACATCAGAGACCTACCGCCGCTGCTCTGGCACTACTGGGTCAGGGCCGACAATATCCAGACCAACATCGCTGCCCTGCAACAGAATCTGGCCGACAAGCGCAAGGTGATCGCCCTCGTCAACGCCGAGACCGTCTGGAACCGTCCCGGCAACCGCGACGTCGCGAACCACTTTGTGGTCGTCACCGGCATCGACACCAAAGCCGGTGTGGTGCATCTCAACGACAGCGGCATCGACACCGGCCGCGACGAACAGATCCCCATCGCCACCTTCGAACGGGCGTGGGCGCCCAACCGTAACTCCGCGGTCGTGACGCGGTCCTGA
- a CDS encoding class I SAM-dependent methyltransferase translates to MTQGLIPNVDEAQARYDLSDDFFRLFLDRTQTYSCAYFEHDDMTLEEAQIAKIDLALAELDLRPGMTLLDIACGWGTTMRRAIEKYDVNVVGLTKSSDQAAHVQKMFDELDTERSKWVLLQGWEEFTEPVDRIVSIGAFEQGRHDRYDDFFEMAYTVLPDDGVMFLHTITGPPSLDPVERQAEGMGFTLTLREPLQPHYVKTLDLWAAALEARKDEAIEMQSEEVYERYLNYLTGRANAFRTGQIGVSQVTLEKN, encoded by the coding sequence ATGACTCAGGGATTGATCCCGAACGTCGACGAAGCACAGGCACGTTACGACTTGTCCGACGATTTTTTCCGTCTGTTCCTTGATCGGACCCAGACCTACAGCTGCGCCTATTTCGAGCACGATGACATGACGCTGGAAGAGGCGCAAATCGCCAAGATCGATTTGGCGCTGGCCGAGCTGGATCTGCGGCCCGGCATGACGCTGCTCGACATCGCCTGCGGCTGGGGCACCACGATGCGCCGGGCCATCGAGAAGTACGACGTCAATGTCGTCGGGCTGACAAAGTCCAGCGATCAGGCCGCCCACGTGCAGAAAATGTTCGACGAGCTGGACACCGAACGCAGCAAGTGGGTGCTGCTGCAGGGCTGGGAGGAGTTCACCGAGCCGGTCGACCGGATCGTGTCGATAGGCGCGTTCGAGCAGGGTCGCCACGACCGCTACGACGACTTCTTCGAAATGGCCTACACCGTCCTGCCCGACGATGGCGTCATGTTCTTGCACACGATCACCGGTCCGCCCTCGCTCGACCCGGTCGAGCGGCAGGCGGAAGGGATGGGTTTCACCCTGACCCTGCGCGAGCCGCTGCAGCCGCATTACGTCAAGACGCTCGACCTGTGGGCCGCCGCGCTCGAGGCGCGTAAGGACGAGGCCATCGAAATGCAGTCCGAAGAGGTCTACGAGCGATATCTGAACTACCTGACCGGCCGGGCCAACGCGTTCCGCACCGGCCAAATCGGGGTCAGCCAGGTGACTCTCGAAAAGAACTGA
- a CDS encoding DUF899 domain-containing protein produces the protein MSPNNTALPPVVDADTWRAELDELRKREKAATRELDAIAAQRRRLPMVKLPDYTLVGADGPVRLVDVFGGRSQLITYHHMWSDGAQWQCGGCTGFTSQFTRLEFLDNYDARFVIITNGPIEEALAYRERVGNRMQWYSSSQTPFGADMDAPPGGGFAVNVFLRDGDTVYRTWHTNGRGTEQLSHSFALIDLLPWGRQEEWLDSPAGWPSRPTYSGWLDSPDIARAYGTEG, from the coding sequence ATGTCCCCGAACAACACGGCGCTACCGCCGGTCGTCGATGCCGACACCTGGCGCGCCGAGCTCGACGAACTGCGCAAGCGCGAAAAGGCCGCCACCCGCGAACTGGATGCGATCGCCGCACAGCGGCGCCGCCTGCCGATGGTCAAGCTGCCCGACTACACCCTGGTCGGCGCCGACGGACCCGTCCGCCTGGTCGACGTGTTCGGTGGTCGATCGCAGCTCATCACCTACCACCACATGTGGTCGGACGGCGCGCAGTGGCAGTGCGGCGGGTGCACGGGTTTCACGTCGCAGTTCACCCGACTCGAATTCCTCGACAACTACGACGCCCGTTTCGTCATCATCACCAATGGCCCGATCGAGGAGGCACTCGCCTACCGGGAGAGGGTCGGCAATCGGATGCAGTGGTATTCGTCGTCGCAGACCCCATTCGGAGCGGACATGGACGCGCCTCCCGGCGGAGGCTTCGCGGTCAACGTGTTTCTGCGCGACGGCGACACGGTGTATCGCACCTGGCACACGAATGGGCGCGGCACCGAGCAACTCAGCCACTCGTTCGCGCTGATCGACCTATTGCCGTGGGGCCGCCAGGAAGAATGGCTCGATTCACCCGCGGGCTGGCCGTCGCGGCCTACCTATTCCGGCTGGCTGGACTCCCCCGACATCGCCCGCGCCTACGGGACAGAAGGCTAA
- a CDS encoding epoxyqueuosine reductase, protein MTEKFPARLAAHPTVRKVRSRRPQKPGVLDADWLRQICLDAGVDDVAFASVDNPDLASEVEHVEAALPGTKSYISLVVKMNRDNIRSTARSVANQEFHRSGELLNEAAYRIVRRLQDAGHRVLNPSATFPMEMDNYPGRIWVVAHKPVAVVAGLGVMGIHRNVIHPKFGNFILLGTILVDTPISSYGEPLDYSPCLECKLCVAACPVGAIGKDGSFDWLACSTHNYREFMGGFTDWVQTVADSTDAADFRSRVTDSENASMWQSLSFKPNYKAAYCLAVCPAGEDVIEPYLDNRKSFMDLVLKPLQDKKETLYVLPNSKAKEFAERRYPHKTVKVVDGGR, encoded by the coding sequence ATGACCGAGAAATTTCCGGCCCGGCTGGCGGCGCATCCCACCGTGCGCAAGGTGCGATCCCGCCGGCCGCAGAAACCCGGTGTGCTCGATGCGGATTGGCTGCGCCAGATATGCCTGGACGCGGGCGTCGACGACGTGGCGTTCGCCAGCGTCGACAACCCCGACCTGGCCTCGGAGGTCGAGCACGTCGAGGCCGCGCTGCCGGGCACCAAGAGCTACATCTCGCTGGTGGTCAAGATGAACCGCGACAACATCCGCTCGACGGCGCGCAGCGTCGCCAACCAGGAGTTTCACCGCAGCGGCGAGTTGCTCAACGAGGCGGCCTACCGCATCGTGCGACGGCTGCAGGACGCCGGCCATCGGGTGCTGAATCCGTCGGCGACCTTTCCGATGGAGATGGACAATTACCCGGGCCGGATCTGGGTGGTGGCGCACAAACCCGTCGCCGTGGTGGCCGGTCTCGGCGTCATGGGTATCCACCGCAACGTGATTCACCCCAAGTTCGGCAACTTCATCCTGCTGGGCACCATCCTGGTGGACACGCCGATCAGCAGCTACGGCGAACCGCTGGACTACAGCCCGTGCCTGGAATGCAAGCTCTGCGTCGCGGCCTGCCCGGTCGGCGCGATCGGCAAGGATGGCAGCTTCGACTGGCTGGCGTGTTCGACGCACAACTACCGCGAGTTCATGGGCGGCTTCACGGATTGGGTGCAGACCGTTGCCGATAGTACGGACGCGGCCGATTTTCGTTCGCGGGTAACCGATTCGGAGAACGCGTCGATGTGGCAGAGCCTGTCGTTCAAGCCCAACTACAAGGCGGCCTACTGCCTGGCCGTGTGCCCGGCCGGCGAGGACGTGATCGAGCCTTACCTGGACAACCGCAAGAGCTTCATGGACCTGGTGCTCAAACCGTTGCAGGACAAGAAGGAAACCCTGTATGTGCTACCGAATTCCAAGGCCAAGGAATTTGCGGAGCGACGCTATCCGCACAAGACGGTGAAAGTGGTCGACGGCGGGCGTTAG
- a CDS encoding tetratricopeptide repeat protein, translating to MALPRGDVEPYYDLGSYHRAVDTTSAQAQRWFDRGMVWAYAFNHEEAVRCFEQALGLDPDLAIARWGIAYSVGPNYNKAWDAFDPVELAASLTRARDELRLATGGRATAVERGLIDALSARFPPDDVTDTAALADGNASYAAAMTDLATAYPNDMDVAALTADALVNLTAWTLWDTHTGEPAPGSRVVEAKQILQTALTTPGGRAHPGILHLYLHTMELSAHPEQALPAADLLRGMVPDAGHLEHMPTHIDVLCGDYRNAVVSNQIAVRADRRFLEREGALNFYSAYRAHDLHFVVYAAMFSGQFRVALEAADELAQQLTPELLSIESPPMADWLEAFVPLRVHVFVRFGRWEDLIAESLPSDQDLYCTTVATIHYGRGVAYAAKGQLAQADAERAAFIAAYARIPASRYLFNNTSRDILAVAGAMLDGEIAYRQGQFDLAFRHLRRAVELDDALPYDEPWGWMQPTRHAYGALLLEQGRVAEAAAVYAADLGLDPTVRRCCQHPNNVWSLHGYHECLRRLGRTAEAAIIEQQLTLAGAHADVAITASCACRMGAGSA from the coding sequence GTTCGACCGCGGCATGGTGTGGGCGTATGCGTTCAACCACGAAGAGGCGGTGCGGTGCTTCGAGCAGGCACTCGGCCTGGACCCCGACCTTGCCATCGCGCGATGGGGCATCGCCTACTCAGTGGGGCCCAACTACAACAAAGCGTGGGACGCGTTCGACCCGGTCGAGCTGGCCGCATCGCTGACCCGGGCGCGAGACGAGCTGCGGTTGGCGACCGGCGGGCGCGCGACGGCCGTTGAGCGCGGACTGATCGACGCGCTGAGCGCTCGCTTTCCGCCGGATGACGTGACCGACACCGCGGCGCTGGCCGACGGCAACGCCTCGTACGCGGCAGCGATGACGGACCTGGCGACGGCCTATCCGAACGACATGGACGTTGCGGCCCTGACCGCGGATGCGCTGGTCAATCTGACCGCGTGGACACTGTGGGACACCCACACCGGCGAGCCGGCCCCGGGTTCCCGAGTGGTCGAGGCCAAACAGATTCTTCAGACCGCCCTCACGACTCCCGGCGGCCGGGCCCACCCCGGCATCCTGCATCTCTACTTGCACACGATGGAGCTGTCCGCCCACCCCGAGCAGGCGCTGCCGGCGGCCGATCTGCTGCGCGGGATGGTGCCCGACGCCGGCCACCTCGAACACATGCCCACCCATATCGATGTGCTGTGCGGCGACTACCGCAACGCGGTGGTGTCGAACCAGATTGCGGTGCGGGCGGACCGCCGGTTTCTCGAACGCGAAGGCGCGCTGAACTTTTACTCGGCCTACCGGGCACACGACTTGCACTTCGTCGTGTACGCCGCGATGTTCTCCGGTCAATTCCGCGTCGCGCTGGAGGCCGCCGATGAACTCGCCCAGCAACTCACTCCAGAACTGCTGTCCATCGAATCACCACCGATGGCCGACTGGCTGGAGGCCTTCGTTCCGCTTCGGGTGCACGTCTTCGTCCGCTTCGGTCGGTGGGAAGACCTGATAGCCGAGTCATTGCCGAGCGATCAGGATTTGTACTGCACCACGGTGGCGACCATCCACTACGGCCGCGGCGTGGCCTACGCTGCCAAAGGCCAACTGGCGCAGGCGGATGCGGAGCGAGCAGCCTTCATCGCCGCGTATGCCCGCATTCCCGCGTCTCGGTATCTGTTCAACAACACCAGTCGTGACATACTTGCGGTGGCCGGCGCGATGCTCGACGGCGAGATCGCTTACCGGCAAGGACAATTCGATCTGGCTTTCCGGCATCTTCGCCGCGCTGTCGAACTCGACGACGCCCTGCCCTACGACGAACCCTGGGGCTGGATGCAACCGACCCGCCACGCCTATGGTGCCTTGCTGCTGGAACAGGGTCGGGTGGCCGAGGCGGCCGCCGTCTACGCCGCCGATCTCGGCCTCGATCCGACGGTGCGCAGATGTTGCCAACATCCCAACAACGTGTGGAGCCTGCATGGCTATCACGAGTGTCTGCGGCGGCTCGGCCGAACCGCGGAGGCGGCGATCATCGAGCAGCAATTGACGCTGGCGGGCGCGCACGCCGACGTCGCGATCACCGCCTCGTGCGCCTGCCGCATGGGGGCCGGCTCCGCCTAA